In Streptomyces sp. DG2A-72, one genomic interval encodes:
- a CDS encoding glycosyltransferase gives MRISPGPVPCRATPSVVCAPHILHVTQPVEGEIARAVTDLVTAQLAAGLRVTVACPEGGTLTEGLRALDCTVLRWDATRSPGHRLPDEVRRLARLLREVRPDLVHAHSAKAGVAARLAVHGRMPTVFQPHAWSFAGADGVVAQLALGWERFGARWATRVLCVSEAERRAGERYGITARWQVIPNGVDTDRFRPEGERARSDGGPPARAKPRVGEGPVVVCVGRLCRQQGQDVLLQAWPEVVRRVPGARLVLVGDGPDAERLRAGAPASVEFAGATADTAAWYRAADVVVLPSRWEGIGLAPLEAMACARPVVVTNVDGARESLPPGHLPSCLVPPEDPGALARAVTALLRDEPRRTALGAQARAHVLVTHDLRHATDAVIDVYRELLGMVTTSCVVPSQSRESITS, from the coding sequence ATGCGTATTTCCCCGGGTCCCGTCCCGTGCCGTGCGACGCCGTCCGTGGTATGCGCGCCGCACATCCTGCATGTGACTCAGCCTGTGGAGGGCGAGATCGCGCGGGCTGTGACGGACCTGGTGACGGCGCAGCTCGCCGCGGGGCTGCGGGTGACCGTGGCGTGCCCGGAGGGCGGCACGCTGACGGAGGGGCTGCGCGCCCTGGACTGCACGGTGCTGCGCTGGGACGCGACCCGCTCGCCGGGGCACCGACTCCCGGACGAGGTACGGCGGTTGGCGCGGCTGTTGCGCGAGGTACGGCCGGATCTGGTGCACGCGCACAGCGCGAAGGCGGGGGTCGCGGCCCGGCTCGCGGTGCACGGCCGTATGCCGACCGTCTTTCAGCCGCACGCCTGGTCGTTCGCGGGGGCGGACGGAGTCGTCGCCCAACTGGCGCTGGGCTGGGAGCGGTTCGGGGCGCGGTGGGCGACGCGTGTGCTGTGTGTCAGCGAGGCGGAGCGGCGGGCCGGGGAGCGGTACGGCATCACCGCGCGGTGGCAGGTGATCCCCAACGGTGTCGACACCGACCGGTTCCGGCCGGAAGGAGAGCGGGCGCGGTCCGATGGGGGTCCCCCCGCTCGAGCGAAGCCGAGAGTGGGGGAGGGCCCGGTCGTCGTGTGCGTGGGGCGGCTGTGCCGGCAGCAGGGGCAGGACGTGCTTCTGCAGGCCTGGCCCGAGGTGGTGCGGCGGGTGCCCGGCGCACGGCTGGTGCTGGTCGGCGACGGTCCGGACGCGGAGCGGCTGCGCGCCGGAGCGCCCGCGTCGGTGGAGTTCGCCGGCGCGACCGCCGACACCGCCGCCTGGTACCGGGCCGCCGACGTCGTGGTCCTGCCGTCGCGCTGGGAAGGCATCGGGCTCGCCCCGCTGGAGGCCATGGCGTGTGCCCGGCCGGTCGTCGTCACGAACGTGGACGGAGCGCGCGAGAGCCTTCCGCCCGGCCATCTGCCGTCCTGCCTGGTGCCGCCGGAGGACCCCGGCGCGCTGGCCCGGGCCGTGACGGCGCTGCTGCGGGACGAGCCCAGGCGCACCGCGCTGGGTGCACAGGCCCGCGCGCATGTGCTCGTCACCCACGACCTGCGGCACGCCACGGATGCGGTGATCGATGTGTACCGCGAGCTGCTCGGCATGGTCACCACGTCGTGCGTCGTACCCAGTCAGAGCAGGGAGTCCATCACTTCCTGA
- a CDS encoding family 16 glycosylhydrolase: MSVVQDGLTPSGAQPGKAVAATVKLRAPECVTVRRVGVAVRDGLEKPLDYPGAAMNARICPGGFTFTTKPRTFRAGTYTQYAYYDDETGHHPLAKTKLRVVSKGRSVDPTAGKKLVWAEDFNSPFAWGRRWTRDASSAYEYGTHNPRYFKLDWLNPHNVRIADGKAIFTARPGRQTLENGLQAWETGLITTERSREGFRLRPGHYIEVRVKLPTAVGAWPSVWTWIGDGHEIDVLEYHPDAPDLLEMVNHVREAANYHVIRPPGKGNWMRVGVLLGTRSADWYVDGALVYQDGRGVDPKWSAYLNVNLSISSGIHHPVPQTKDPITFSADYVRVFR, from the coding sequence GTGAGCGTCGTCCAGGACGGTCTCACTCCGTCAGGCGCCCAGCCCGGAAAGGCCGTCGCCGCCACGGTGAAGCTGCGCGCGCCCGAATGCGTCACTGTCCGCAGAGTGGGCGTGGCCGTACGGGACGGGCTGGAGAAGCCGCTCGATTACCCCGGGGCGGCCATGAACGCACGGATCTGCCCCGGCGGTTTCACCTTCACCACCAAGCCCCGCACCTTCCGCGCGGGCACGTACACCCAGTACGCCTATTACGACGACGAGACCGGTCACCATCCGCTCGCGAAGACCAAGCTCCGGGTCGTCTCCAAGGGGCGGAGCGTGGATCCGACCGCGGGGAAGAAGCTCGTCTGGGCGGAAGACTTCAACTCGCCTTTCGCGTGGGGGCGCCGCTGGACCCGCGACGCCAGCTCGGCCTATGAATACGGGACCCACAATCCGAGGTACTTCAAGCTCGACTGGCTGAATCCCCACAACGTGCGTATCGCCGACGGAAAAGCGATCTTCACCGCTCGGCCCGGTCGGCAGACCCTGGAGAACGGACTGCAGGCCTGGGAGACAGGGCTGATCACGACGGAACGTTCCCGAGAGGGGTTCCGGCTGCGGCCCGGCCACTACATCGAGGTCCGGGTGAAGCTGCCCACCGCCGTCGGAGCGTGGCCGTCGGTGTGGACCTGGATCGGCGACGGCCACGAGATCGACGTACTCGAATACCATCCCGATGCCCCGGACCTGCTGGAAATGGTGAACCACGTCCGGGAAGCGGCCAATTACCACGTGATCAGGCCCCCGGGCAAAGGGAATTGGATGCGGGTCGGGGTGCTGCTGGGCACCCGTTCCGCCGACTGGTACGTCGACGGCGCTCTGGTCTACCAGGACGGACGCGGAGTGGACCCGAAGTGGTCCGCCTATCTGAACGTCAATCTCTCGATTTCCTCGGGCATCCACCACCCCGTTCCGCAGACGAAGGACCCCATCACCTTCAGCGCCGACTATGTGCGCGTATTCCGATGA
- a CDS encoding O-antigen ligase: MPLPALRRAAPVLPVVALIALIGLPPMSDGVTPADAASGLVVLWAVVHTARRARRPLTRTAAVVLGLPVIGFSVAATVTPSAGEGLMGLARSVQVFVLVPVAVLLLLRDRRDVRLVAWSVIGLAVWQGAVGVHQYLTGTGASYDGEFVRAVGTFGPTEVMGMATVVASGIVAATGLALEAPVRRQRVVATVCALVLLVPLVLSFSRGAWIATAVACGAQLLLAGVRRAVKVFAVAAAAGVVLVGGFGVGTSMLQERLDSITQVAAAPDQSVLDRYALWSAALGMWSDQPVTGVGLKAFPEYRDGHAPLALESAADTDGAGHDFYRQPFFSPHNMYLTVLSEQGLVGVVTVAGSWLALLVCGLRRLLRTRTARHDRDCALICCGLLLWQLVDFTYADTGGGSATLVALDFGLAAWWAMGGGAAPATTAASEEGPR, from the coding sequence CTGCCCCTGCCGGCGCTGCGCCGGGCCGCTCCCGTTCTGCCCGTCGTGGCGCTGATCGCGCTGATCGGGCTGCCGCCCATGTCGGACGGCGTGACCCCTGCCGACGCCGCCTCAGGGCTGGTGGTGCTCTGGGCCGTCGTACACACCGCACGCCGGGCCCGGCGTCCGCTGACACGCACAGCCGCCGTGGTCCTCGGGCTTCCTGTGATCGGCTTCTCGGTCGCCGCGACGGTCACGCCCAGTGCGGGTGAGGGCCTCATGGGCCTGGCTCGCAGCGTCCAGGTGTTCGTGCTCGTCCCGGTCGCGGTGCTGCTGTTGTTGCGCGACCGCCGTGATGTGCGGCTGGTGGCCTGGTCGGTGATCGGTCTCGCGGTGTGGCAGGGCGCGGTCGGGGTGCACCAGTATCTGACCGGTACGGGTGCCTCGTACGACGGGGAATTCGTGCGGGCGGTGGGCACGTTCGGGCCGACCGAAGTGATGGGGATGGCGACGGTCGTCGCGTCCGGGATCGTGGCCGCCACGGGTCTCGCGCTCGAGGCGCCGGTGCGGCGGCAGCGGGTCGTGGCCACGGTGTGCGCGCTGGTGCTGCTCGTTCCCCTCGTCCTGTCCTTCAGCCGGGGTGCCTGGATCGCCACGGCCGTGGCCTGCGGGGCACAGCTGCTGCTGGCCGGGGTGCGGCGGGCGGTGAAGGTGTTCGCCGTGGCAGCCGCGGCCGGTGTGGTGCTGGTCGGCGGGTTCGGCGTGGGTACGTCGATGCTGCAGGAGCGGCTGGACAGCATCACGCAGGTCGCCGCCGCTCCGGATCAGTCGGTCCTCGACCGGTACGCACTGTGGTCGGCCGCGCTGGGCATGTGGAGCGACCAGCCGGTGACCGGTGTGGGGTTGAAGGCCTTCCCCGAGTACCGGGACGGCCATGCGCCGCTCGCGCTGGAGTCGGCGGCCGACACGGACGGAGCGGGCCACGACTTCTACCGCCAGCCCTTCTTCTCCCCGCACAACATGTACCTGACGGTCCTGAGCGAGCAGGGCCTGGTGGGTGTGGTGACGGTGGCGGGCAGCTGGCTGGCCCTGCTGGTGTGCGGGCTGCGCCGACTGCTCCGTACCCGCACGGCACGGCACGACCGGGACTGCGCGCTCATCTGCTGCGGCCTGCTCCTGTGGCAGCTCGTGGACTTCACGTACGCCGACACCGGCGGAGGCTCCGCCACCCTGGTGGCCCTGGACTTCGGACTCGCGGCCTGGTGGGCGATGGGCGGCGGCGCGGCGCCGGCCACGACCGCGGCGTCGGAAGAGGGCCCGCGATGA
- a CDS encoding lipid II flippase MurJ — translation MRPTPTGSVPAGLPDAEQDDVPGRSRATARAADTAPASAPSGRFLAKATLLTTVLSMLGSLLGLARDQSLAHFFGASGETDALLVAWTLPELAGSLLIEDGMVIVLVPAFSVALAQRARGVISPDPVRALIAASLPRLGLAFAGMAALFIVAAPLLVSVLAPGLPDPSLAVDCTRLTATCVLTFGLAGYCSAALRAHRSYLAPATISLASNSAIIVTMFALGGHWGVRSAAFGVALGGCLMVTVQGIALWRRISDGPRQPSSAEAEEDGRPLTLALVGAVLVFALCRHSQVLVERYFASELPSGSISHLNYAQKVGQYPMLLALTLAIVTYPVVAQAIAQGDLRRARERIEQDLVLVASIALMGAAAIVACAPQIVQVLFERGAFTAEDTAATAGILRVYTLGLLGQALVGTLLRSYFSAGRATWYPAGAMAVGLVATAGIDAWSASHWDARGIALGNAAGITLTGLILLHGLGSHSVPVPVRVRGLVVELAKAPVAAACAAGAGFFCARAFSSPPAAVAAGGVTVTVVFLVLAWVLDAADARHLMRVAARAVRRFLTRKARHGR, via the coding sequence ATGAGGCCCACGCCGACCGGTTCCGTCCCGGCCGGCCTTCCCGACGCCGAGCAGGACGACGTCCCAGGGCGAAGCCGGGCCACCGCCCGTGCCGCGGACACGGCGCCCGCATCGGCCCCCTCGGGCCGCTTCCTCGCGAAGGCGACCCTGCTCACCACCGTGCTGTCCATGCTCGGGTCGCTGCTCGGGCTCGCCAGGGACCAGTCGCTGGCCCACTTCTTCGGGGCGAGCGGGGAGACCGACGCGCTGCTGGTGGCCTGGACCCTGCCCGAGCTGGCCGGGTCGTTGCTGATCGAGGACGGGATGGTGATCGTGCTGGTCCCGGCGTTCAGCGTGGCGCTGGCCCAGCGGGCGCGCGGCGTCATCTCGCCCGACCCGGTGCGGGCGCTGATCGCCGCGTCGTTGCCACGGCTGGGCCTCGCCTTCGCCGGCATGGCGGCGCTGTTCATCGTCGCGGCGCCGCTGCTGGTCTCCGTCCTCGCGCCGGGCCTGCCCGATCCGTCCCTCGCCGTGGACTGCACCCGTCTGACGGCGACTTGCGTCCTGACCTTCGGACTGGCCGGGTACTGCAGCGCGGCGCTGCGAGCGCACCGCTCGTACCTCGCACCGGCGACGATCTCCCTCGCGTCCAACTCCGCGATCATCGTCACGATGTTCGCCCTCGGTGGGCACTGGGGCGTGCGGTCCGCCGCGTTCGGCGTCGCGCTCGGTGGGTGCCTCATGGTCACCGTCCAGGGGATCGCCCTGTGGCGCAGGATCTCCGACGGGCCCCGGCAGCCCTCGTCCGCGGAGGCCGAGGAGGACGGCCGGCCGCTCACGCTCGCCCTGGTCGGCGCGGTTCTCGTCTTCGCGCTGTGCCGCCACTCGCAGGTCCTCGTCGAGCGCTACTTCGCATCCGAGCTGCCCAGCGGTTCCATCTCCCACCTCAACTACGCCCAGAAGGTCGGGCAGTACCCGATGCTGCTGGCGCTGACGCTGGCCATCGTGACGTATCCCGTGGTGGCACAGGCCATCGCCCAGGGGGATCTGCGGCGGGCCCGGGAGCGTATCGAACAGGACCTGGTCCTGGTGGCCTCGATCGCGTTGATGGGCGCCGCCGCGATCGTGGCCTGTGCGCCGCAGATCGTCCAGGTCCTCTTCGAGCGGGGCGCTTTCACCGCCGAGGACACCGCGGCGACCGCCGGCATCCTGCGGGTGTACACGCTCGGGCTGCTCGGCCAGGCGCTGGTGGGGACGCTTCTGCGGTCGTACTTCTCGGCGGGGCGCGCCACTTGGTACCCGGCGGGGGCGATGGCTGTGGGCCTGGTCGCCACCGCCGGCATCGACGCCTGGAGCGCGAGCCACTGGGACGCGCGCGGCATCGCCCTCGGCAACGCGGCCGGTATCACCCTCACCGGGCTGATCCTGTTGCACGGGCTGGGCTCGCACAGCGTGCCCGTGCCCGTGCGTGTTCGCGGGCTCGTCGTCGAACTGGCCAAGGCGCCTGTCGCTGCCGCGTGCGCAGCCGGAGCGGGGTTCTTCTGCGCACGGGCGTTCAGCTCGCCGCCGGCCGCGGTCGCCGCGGGGGGCGTGACTGTGACCGTCGTCTTCCTGGTGCTGGCGTGGGTCCTCGACGCGGCGGATGCCCGGCACCTGATGCGTGTCGCCGCACGCGCCGTCCGACGCTTCCTCACCCGAAAGGCACGCCATGGTCGTTGA
- a CDS encoding polysaccharide deacetylase family protein, which yields MVVDGSASRDAIAPTARGRTRRGPSAWVAMYHSVSDCPEDPHHITVSPDRLDRQLAWLCGRGLRGVSMRELLAARARGEERGLVGLTFDDGYADFLTTALPVLRRRRCSATVFLVAGRLGGGNDWESYGPRKPLLDADGVRRIAAAGMEIASHGLTHTDLIALPDDLLHAELHDSRTLLAGITGEDVEGFCYPYGTIDARVRAAVRSAGYRYACAIAPGREAAGDLALPRINIRQADTAVHLELKRRLARVWGRALETSA from the coding sequence ATGGTCGTTGACGGCTCCGCATCCCGCGACGCGATCGCGCCGACGGCACGAGGACGTACCCGGCGCGGCCCCAGCGCCTGGGTGGCCATGTACCACTCCGTCTCCGACTGCCCGGAGGACCCGCACCACATCACCGTCTCCCCCGACCGCCTCGACCGCCAGCTCGCCTGGCTGTGCGGGCGCGGCCTGCGCGGGGTGAGCATGCGCGAGCTGCTCGCGGCGCGTGCCCGGGGGGAGGAACGCGGCCTGGTCGGGCTCACCTTCGACGACGGGTACGCCGACTTCCTCACCACCGCGCTGCCCGTGCTGCGCCGCCGGCGGTGCAGCGCCACCGTGTTCCTGGTCGCCGGGCGGCTCGGCGGCGGGAACGACTGGGAGTCGTACGGACCGCGCAAGCCGCTGCTCGACGCCGACGGCGTCCGCCGGATCGCGGCGGCCGGCATGGAGATCGCCTCGCACGGCCTCACCCACACCGACCTCATCGCTCTCCCGGACGACCTGCTGCACGCCGAGCTCCACGACAGCCGCACCCTCCTCGCCGGGATCACCGGCGAGGACGTCGAGGGCTTCTGCTACCCGTACGGCACGATCGACGCGCGCGTACGGGCCGCCGTGCGCAGCGCGGGCTACCGGTACGCCTGCGCCATCGCCCCCGGCCGGGAAGCCGCCGGCGATCTCGCGCTGCCCCGCATCAACATCAGGCAGGCCGACACGGCGGTGCATCTGGAACTGAAACGACGGCTGGCCCGTGTCTGGGGCCGCGCATTGGAGACGAGCGCATGA
- a CDS encoding glycosyltransferase — MRVLHIITALRAGGAEQQLRQLLRHMPPEVECDVVTLTRPGLVADGLRADGIRVLHLGMGGNRDLRALPRLVRLIRTGGYDIVHTHLYRACLYGRIAARLAGVRAVVASEHSLSGTELEGRRLTAGVRALYLLGERLGRVTIAVSPTGAEDLRAWGVPGSRIRVIPVGFDPALFRFDDVRRKKARIHYGLPEDSYVVGGVGRLIPGKHFEVLVGALPQLPADVRLLLVGDGPEKAALWHTARELGVADRVVMTGERPYVPDPGDDAPGMPDLMSAMDVLAGPSTSETYGMAVVEAFATGLPVLYTSAPAVSDLPPDAVPTARQVPCGAEEYAREVLRLYAAHPGERTVPDVVQRNSIQNIARQTVDLYSAVLSDAPLEVRPR, encoded by the coding sequence ATGAGAGTTCTGCACATCATCACCGCTCTCAGGGCCGGCGGCGCCGAGCAGCAGTTGCGCCAGCTCCTGCGCCATATGCCGCCGGAGGTGGAGTGCGACGTGGTCACGCTGACCCGGCCCGGCCTGGTGGCCGACGGGCTGCGGGCCGACGGGATCCGCGTCCTGCACCTCGGCATGGGCGGCAACCGCGATCTGCGCGCCCTGCCCCGTCTCGTCAGGCTGATCCGGACCGGCGGCTACGACATCGTCCACACCCACCTGTACCGGGCGTGTCTCTACGGGCGGATCGCCGCGCGCCTTGCGGGGGTGCGGGCGGTGGTGGCCAGCGAACACAGCCTGTCCGGCACCGAGTTGGAGGGCCGACGGCTGACCGCTGGTGTGCGCGCGCTGTATCTGCTCGGCGAGCGCCTGGGCCGCGTCACGATCGCCGTGTCGCCGACGGGGGCCGAGGACCTGCGGGCGTGGGGGGTGCCCGGGTCACGCATCCGCGTCATCCCGGTCGGCTTCGACCCTGCGCTGTTCCGGTTCGACGACGTGCGCCGCAAGAAGGCCCGGATCCACTACGGGCTGCCGGAGGACTCGTACGTCGTCGGCGGCGTCGGCCGGCTGATTCCCGGCAAGCACTTCGAGGTGCTTGTGGGCGCGCTGCCGCAGCTGCCCGCCGACGTACGGCTGCTGCTGGTCGGTGACGGCCCCGAGAAGGCGGCGCTGTGGCACACCGCCCGGGAACTGGGGGTCGCTGACCGGGTGGTGATGACGGGCGAGCGGCCGTACGTACCGGACCCCGGGGACGACGCGCCCGGCATGCCCGACCTGATGTCCGCGATGGACGTGCTGGCCGGCCCGTCGACCTCCGAGACCTACGGCATGGCCGTGGTGGAGGCATTCGCGACGGGGCTACCGGTGCTGTACACATCCGCCCCGGCCGTCTCGGACCTGCCCCCCGACGCGGTACCGACCGCCCGGCAGGTCCCGTGCGGTGCCGAGGAGTACGCGCGGGAGGTGCTGCGGCTGTACGCGGCGCATCCCGGTGAGCGAACCGTCCCGGACGTCGTACAGCGCAACAGCATCCAGAACATCGCCCGGCAGACGGTGGATCTGTACTCGGCAGTCCTGTCCGACGCACCCCTGGAAGTGAGGCCCCGATGA
- a CDS encoding lipopolysaccharide biosynthesis protein — translation MTTDTSPQPARRALRALARATRLPARWLLPAGVLLGAAAGGLYGTAQTPQYTATSYVMAVPVKQSYVDSQAALGFAQAYGRVATQLAVLGYAQMWADVPVGTLRRSVRAQTSPDAPMVSISATSTRPTQAADMANAVTRSLTEHAGHAAGNTGIKLVSFSRALKPAQPSSASPALTTLVGASAGGLLGGLALLVRPRPSTDQDDSAHASVPAPAHAGDAQEQLG, via the coding sequence ATGACGACCGACACCTCCCCTCAGCCCGCACGACGTGCCCTCCGGGCGCTCGCGCGCGCCACGCGGCTGCCGGCGCGGTGGCTGCTGCCGGCCGGCGTACTGCTCGGCGCCGCGGCCGGCGGCCTGTACGGCACGGCGCAGACCCCGCAGTACACGGCCACCAGCTACGTCATGGCCGTACCGGTCAAGCAGAGTTACGTCGACTCGCAGGCGGCGCTGGGCTTCGCGCAGGCGTACGGCCGCGTCGCCACGCAGCTCGCCGTGCTCGGGTACGCGCAGATGTGGGCCGACGTTCCGGTCGGGACGCTGCGCAGGAGCGTGCGGGCCCAGACCTCGCCGGACGCGCCGATGGTCTCGATCTCGGCGACCTCCACGCGCCCCACGCAGGCCGCCGACATGGCCAACGCCGTGACCCGCTCGCTGACCGAGCATGCCGGCCACGCCGCCGGCAACACCGGCATCAAGCTGGTGAGCTTCTCCCGCGCCTTGAAGCCCGCCCAGCCGTCGTCCGCGTCCCCCGCCCTGACCACGCTCGTGGGCGCCAGCGCGGGAGGTCTGCTGGGTGGCCTGGCCCTGCTGGTCCGGCCGCGGCCGAGCACGGACCAGGACGACTCGGCGCACGCTTCGGTGCCGGCTCCGGCCCACGCCGGTGATGCGCAGGAGCAACTCGGATGA
- a CDS encoding GNAT family N-acetyltransferase, with protein MTASGSPLSVEMCTDERVFAGLAEEWARLHRACPAATPFQSYAWVHSWWLSYGRPGRLRLVLVRRRGTLVAAAPLMRVHYPLPALVPIGGAITDFCDVLLDEQAVVQGTLALADALHDEARTALIDFREVRPGAAVERIYRIWGGPRRRLRDSECLELPAAPMNDLLGRLPKTRSQRIRNKLNKLTRLGVESRVVGPEETASSLRRMLELHQLQWQGRGVTPEHLRPRFLDHLVRSTVPMARSGEALVREYRLEDEVVAVDLTLLSRQLAGVYLYGVHPRLRERKADVATMVVRASAEYLASREHQVLSLLRGNEPYKYRWHPESVVNQRLLLARRRTAPLLAAAAGEAAARGRAKVILRSRAWSRSSADNENHRGADGT; from the coding sequence ATGACCGCGTCCGGCAGCCCGCTGTCGGTGGAGATGTGCACCGACGAGCGCGTGTTCGCCGGGCTGGCCGAGGAGTGGGCGCGCCTGCACAGGGCGTGTCCGGCGGCGACGCCGTTCCAGAGCTACGCCTGGGTGCATTCGTGGTGGCTGTCGTACGGCAGGCCGGGCCGGCTCCGGCTCGTGCTGGTGCGCAGGCGCGGCACGTTGGTGGCCGCCGCGCCGCTCATGCGCGTGCACTATCCGCTGCCCGCGCTGGTGCCGATCGGCGGCGCCATCACCGACTTCTGCGATGTGCTCCTCGACGAGCAGGCGGTCGTACAGGGCACCCTGGCCCTGGCGGACGCCCTGCACGACGAGGCCCGTACCGCACTGATCGACTTCCGCGAAGTGCGGCCGGGTGCCGCGGTGGAGCGGATCTACCGCATCTGGGGCGGCCCGCGCCGACGGCTGCGCGACTCCGAGTGCCTGGAACTGCCCGCCGCTCCCATGAACGATCTGCTCGGGCGGCTGCCGAAGACTCGCTCCCAGCGGATCCGCAACAAGCTGAACAAGCTCACCAGGCTCGGCGTCGAGTCGCGTGTCGTGGGCCCCGAGGAGACGGCGTCGTCGTTGCGGCGCATGCTGGAGCTGCATCAACTGCAATGGCAGGGCAGGGGCGTGACGCCGGAGCATCTGCGACCGCGCTTTCTCGACCACCTCGTCCGGTCGACCGTCCCCATGGCCCGCTCCGGCGAGGCGCTGGTGCGGGAGTACCGGCTGGAGGACGAGGTCGTGGCCGTCGATCTGACGCTGCTGTCCCGCCAGTTGGCGGGCGTCTATCTGTACGGCGTCCATCCGAGGCTGCGGGAGCGCAAGGCGGACGTGGCGACGATGGTGGTGCGCGCGTCGGCCGAGTACCTCGCGTCCCGCGAGCACCAGGTGCTGAGCCTGCTGCGCGGCAACGAGCCGTACAAGTACCGCTGGCACCCCGAGTCCGTCGTCAACCAGCGTCTCCTGCTGGCCCGTCGCCGCACCGCACCGCTGCTGGCGGCTGCCGCCGGCGAGGCCGCCGCGCGCGGCCGGGCCAAGGTGATCCTGCGCAGTCGGGCGTGGTCCCGGAGCAGCGCCGACAACGAGAACCACCGTGGCGCCGACGGAACATGA
- a CDS encoding UDP-glucose/GDP-mannose dehydrogenase family protein, producing MSADTQRPRLSFIGTGYLGATYAACFADLGYDVIGYDNDIAKAARLASGVLPFHEPGLDTLLRRNLRAGRLSFTADIDETSRFADIHFICVGTPQRPDGLGADLGHVETAVTALARHLHRDALIVGKSTVPVGTAEHVERLAREHAPEGIAVDVSWSPEFLQEGRAVEDVLRPSRIVFGVRDESALARLHAAHEGLYRLAEHEGRELPLLITDFATAELVKVAANSFLATKISFINAMAEVCDTAGADVTELAEALGHDPRIGPAFLRAGVGFGGGCLGKDIRAFQQRASELGAVGAPRLLHEVDMINQRSRARTVELAATMLGGTSADPHLDLSGHTVAVLGATFKPDSDDVRDSPALAVASALRAAGARVRVYDPMGTDNARRAEPLLDYADDLESAGAGADLVCVLTEWAEFRDADPAVLGKVVSVPRVLDGRNCLDPAAWRQAGWTYRAIGRGIGQRRRTGTVHAPAGEPRLESAHHEEMAHV from the coding sequence ATGTCCGCTGACACCCAACGCCCACGGCTCTCGTTCATCGGCACCGGATATCTCGGCGCGACCTACGCCGCCTGTTTCGCCGACCTCGGTTACGACGTGATCGGCTACGACAACGACATCGCGAAGGCCGCGCGGCTCGCCTCCGGCGTCCTGCCGTTCCATGAACCGGGACTGGATACGCTGCTACGCCGCAATCTCAGGGCCGGCCGCCTCTCCTTCACCGCCGACATCGACGAGACATCCCGCTTCGCGGACATCCACTTCATCTGCGTCGGCACACCCCAAAGACCCGACGGCCTCGGAGCCGACCTCGGCCACGTCGAGACCGCGGTGACCGCACTCGCCCGCCATCTGCACCGGGACGCGCTCATCGTCGGCAAGTCGACGGTCCCCGTGGGCACCGCCGAGCACGTCGAGCGGCTGGCCCGGGAACACGCCCCCGAAGGCATCGCGGTAGACGTGTCCTGGAGCCCGGAGTTCCTTCAGGAGGGACGTGCCGTCGAGGACGTCCTGCGTCCCAGCCGGATCGTGTTCGGCGTACGCGACGAGAGCGCACTGGCGCGGCTGCACGCCGCCCATGAGGGCCTCTACCGGCTCGCCGAGCACGAAGGGCGTGAACTGCCCCTGCTCATCACGGACTTCGCCACCGCCGAGCTGGTGAAGGTGGCGGCCAACTCCTTCCTCGCCACCAAGATCTCCTTCATCAACGCCATGGCCGAGGTGTGCGACACGGCAGGCGCCGACGTCACCGAACTCGCCGAGGCCCTGGGCCACGACCCGCGGATCGGCCCGGCCTTCCTGCGTGCGGGTGTCGGATTCGGCGGCGGCTGTCTGGGCAAGGACATCAGGGCCTTCCAGCAGCGGGCGAGCGAGCTCGGTGCCGTGGGCGCACCGCGCCTGCTGCACGAGGTCGACATGATCAACCAGCGCAGCCGGGCCAGGACCGTCGAGCTCGCCGCCACCATGCTCGGCGGCACCTCCGCAGACCCGCACCTCGATCTGTCCGGCCACACCGTCGCCGTACTCGGCGCCACCTTCAAACCGGACTCCGACGACGTCCGCGACTCGCCCGCCCTCGCCGTCGCCTCGGCACTCCGCGCGGCCGGGGCACGAGTGCGTGTCTACGACCCCATGGGCACGGACAACGCCAGGCGCGCCGAGCCCCTGCTCGACTACGCGGACGACCTCGAATCCGCCGGGGCCGGGGCCGACCTGGTCTGTGTCCTCACGGAATGGGCCGAGTTCCGGGACGCCGACCCCGCCGTCCTGGGCAAGGTCGTCTCCGTCCCCCGGGTGCTCGACGGGCGGAACTGCCTCGACCCCGCCGCCTGGCGGCAGGCCGGCTGGACCTACCGGGCCATCGGCCGCGGCATCGGACAACGCCGCCGCACCGGCACCGTCCACGCGCCCGCCGGCGAGCCCCGTCTGGAGTCCGCCCACCACGAGGAGATGGCTCATGTCTGA